A genomic segment from Nitrospira sp. encodes:
- a CDS encoding 7-carboxy-7-deazaguanine synthase: MIKVTEIFHSIQGESTHAGRPCVFIRLTGCPLRCIWCDTAYAFYGGRDMTMDEIVEQVRAFDCRLVEVTGGEPLSQLDSPALLTRLCHEGFEVLLETSGAIDTAAVDLRVRVILDVKCPGSGMIDRMHWPNLDRLSSKDEAKFVIKDRVDYEWAREVVCRRDLSTRCIVLFSPVFGEMDPRHLAEWVLADRLSVRFQLQMHKYVWTPDMRGV; this comes from the coding sequence ATGATCAAGGTAACCGAAATTTTTCATAGTATCCAGGGAGAGTCTACCCATGCCGGTCGACCATGCGTCTTCATCCGCTTGACCGGTTGTCCGCTCCGCTGCATCTGGTGCGACACGGCCTATGCCTTTTACGGTGGGCGTGATATGACCATGGACGAGATCGTGGAGCAGGTCCGGGCCTTCGATTGTCGCCTGGTGGAGGTGACCGGAGGGGAACCGCTGAGTCAGCTCGACTCGCCGGCGCTGCTGACCCGACTCTGTCATGAGGGATTCGAGGTGCTTCTTGAAACCAGTGGGGCGATCGATACGGCTGCTGTGGATCTCCGGGTACGGGTGATTCTGGACGTCAAGTGCCCCGGCAGCGGGATGATCGACCGGATGCATTGGCCGAACCTCGACCGGCTCTCTTCGAAGGATGAAGCGAAGTTCGTGATCAAAGATCGAGTCGACTATGAATGGGCACGGGAGGTGGTCTGTCGCCGGGATCTTTCGACGCGCTGCATCGTGTTGTTCAGTCCCGTCTTCGGTGAGATGGATCCACGGCACTTGGCGGAGTGGGTGTTGGCCGACAGGCTGTCGGTGCGGTTTCAGCTGCAAATGCACAAATACGTTTGGACACCGGATATGCGCGGGGTATAG
- a CDS encoding Phosphoserine phosphatase: MLRGHDTHLSAYKQIGRPNFEMTSLSVTQNSHTSRQTDIAALFDVDNTLLPGQASEVRFFRFLWKRGLVGWREFQESVRWVLRHAPPVSLQPLRERKLYLAGKLVVEVESLAEEFCRAEIFPRLSAQGLSRMDEHRRAGHHIVLVTGSLDFLMAPLAALLEVPTVLAANLEQRHDRFTGLVCPPLPYGPGKRELIVRLTQQSRIDLAQSFAYGDSPGDVEILQMVGHPLVVNPIRGMVSVARRYGWPVTAWK; this comes from the coding sequence GTGTTGCGCGGGCACGACACACACCTCTCCGCCTACAAACAAATCGGCCGACCCAATTTCGAGATGACCTCCCTCTCAGTCACACAGAATTCGCATACGAGTCGGCAGACGGACATCGCGGCGCTCTTTGACGTCGATAACACGCTATTGCCTGGACAGGCGAGTGAAGTCCGGTTTTTTCGCTTCCTGTGGAAGCGCGGCTTGGTCGGATGGCGTGAGTTTCAGGAGAGTGTGAGATGGGTGCTTCGTCATGCGCCTCCCGTTTCATTGCAACCGCTACGGGAGCGGAAACTCTACTTGGCGGGAAAGCTTGTGGTCGAGGTAGAGTCGCTGGCAGAAGAATTCTGTCGCGCCGAGATTTTTCCTCGTCTCTCGGCGCAAGGATTGTCTCGCATGGATGAACATCGACGGGCTGGGCATCACATTGTGCTGGTGACCGGTTCACTGGACTTTCTGATGGCTCCGCTTGCGGCGTTGTTGGAGGTGCCGACCGTGTTGGCGGCCAATCTGGAACAGCGGCATGACCGGTTTACCGGTTTGGTCTGCCCTCCACTGCCCTATGGGCCGGGTAAGCGAGAGTTGATCGTCCGGTTGACGCAACAATCCCGCATCGATCTAGCGCAATCGTTTGCCTATGGCGACAGCCCCGGTGATGTCGAGATTCTCCAAATGGTGGGCCATCCGTTGGTGGTGAATCCCATTCGAGGCATGGTCTCTGTCGCCCGACGGTATGGCTGGCCCGTGACCGCATGGAAATGA
- a CDS encoding PAS/PAC sensor hybrid histidine kinase: MSSVGLTDAFPPAEEATAIEALVRALSDHTSIGIFLADPQGRTLYLNEQLRRMAGLADSQATGHHWLAILSPEERDPIRAEWSQAATEGRRFSRELHFRQADGSTCRVKAEAFPLRTEPGASTGYVGVVREVTPLQPALEALQASEERYRALIQLSPHGILTHSAGTILFINDAGIRLFGITAVQGIAGRSLSEFFPKEFFEDQPSPALPTTLKPATPIERRFTRPDGTIIDVELVAAPINFDGQPAVQVMVTDITAQKETAVRLHHAKKMEAVATLAGGIAHELNNCLTAILGFSDLALPSLVPDSRVHGHIQQVILASKRARDLVMQMLVFGRQAESTKQPISLDILLKETLRILKGRLPDTISVREWIHGATMPVLADPTQIHHVCASLLAHCEQAMTTSGGILEVRLDNIRLSTAGSGHALPLAPGQYVRLTVSDTGEGMGPDRQARLFDPFFTATAAEHGAGTGLAGVQSIVSEHGGTLHATSTVGQGTIIEVYLPAMLHPNSVIVTESSQEGPAGPAGLKESLAELDKER, translated from the coding sequence GTGAGCTCGGTCGGATTGACGGATGCGTTCCCCCCCGCCGAAGAAGCCACTGCCATCGAAGCTCTTGTCCGGGCTCTTTCCGATCACACCTCCATCGGTATCTTTCTGGCGGACCCTCAGGGCCGCACCTTGTATCTCAACGAACAGTTGCGCCGCATGGCAGGCCTTGCCGACTCACAGGCGACAGGACACCACTGGCTCGCTATCCTCTCGCCCGAAGAGCGCGATCCCATTCGTGCCGAATGGTCTCAGGCTGCGACCGAGGGTCGAAGGTTTTCTCGCGAGCTTCACTTCAGACAAGCCGACGGATCGACATGCCGGGTTAAAGCGGAAGCCTTTCCGTTACGTACCGAACCAGGAGCTTCGACCGGATACGTGGGAGTGGTCCGCGAAGTCACCCCGCTCCAACCGGCGTTGGAGGCCCTGCAGGCGAGCGAGGAACGGTACCGCGCCCTGATTCAGTTGTCGCCCCATGGGATCCTTACTCACTCTGCCGGCACAATCCTCTTCATCAACGACGCAGGCATCCGACTGTTCGGAATCACCGCAGTACAGGGTATCGCAGGCCGATCGCTGTCGGAGTTCTTCCCGAAAGAGTTCTTCGAGGATCAGCCTTCGCCGGCCCTCCCGACAACACTGAAACCTGCGACGCCGATCGAGCGACGTTTTACACGACCCGACGGGACCATCATCGACGTGGAGTTGGTCGCAGCCCCTATCAACTTCGACGGGCAACCGGCCGTCCAGGTGATGGTCACCGACATCACGGCACAAAAAGAAACCGCCGTTCGATTACACCACGCCAAAAAAATGGAAGCCGTTGCAACACTGGCGGGCGGCATCGCTCATGAATTGAACAATTGCCTGACAGCTATCCTGGGATTCTCGGACCTCGCTCTCCCCTCATTGGTACCGGACAGCCGTGTCCATGGACATATCCAGCAAGTCATCCTCGCATCGAAGCGGGCCAGAGATCTTGTCATGCAAATGCTCGTGTTCGGTCGCCAGGCGGAAAGCACCAAGCAACCGATTTCCCTGGATATCCTCCTGAAAGAAACTCTTCGGATCCTGAAGGGAAGGTTGCCGGATACCATCAGCGTCCGCGAATGGATCCATGGCGCGACCATGCCCGTGCTTGCCGATCCGACCCAGATCCATCACGTGTGCGCCAGTCTGCTGGCTCACTGCGAACAAGCCATGACTACGAGTGGCGGAATCCTGGAAGTGCGCCTCGACAATATCCGTCTGAGCACCGCAGGGAGCGGCCACGCCCTCCCGCTCGCCCCTGGGCAATATGTGCGCCTCACGGTCTCGGATACCGGCGAAGGCATGGGCCCCGACAGGCAAGCCCGGCTGTTCGATCCGTTCTTCACCGCCACCGCAGCGGAACATGGAGCCGGAACGGGGCTGGCCGGTGTGCAGAGCATCGTGAGTGAACATGGAGGCACCCTCCACGCAACCAGTACGGTCGGTCAGGGAACCATCATAGAAGTCTACCTGCCCGCGATGCTCCACCCCAATTCGGTGATCGTCACCGAGTCGAGCCAGGAAGGACCGGCCGGCCCTGCGGGACTGAAGGAATCCCTTGCCGAGTTAGACAAGGAACGGTAA
- a CDS encoding Response regulator: protein MPSVLIVDDEEAIRRLIRETLEQAGYHVHEASDGKEGLARYRQSPADLVIMDILMPDQDGLESILTLRREFPKARIVAITGGSDMIGILNFLDVARMLGARRTLQKPFEMKQLLDAVQAEITG from the coding sequence ATGCCATCGGTGTTGATCGTGGATGATGAAGAAGCCATCCGTCGGCTCATTCGTGAAACCCTTGAACAGGCTGGCTATCACGTCCACGAGGCGTCCGACGGCAAGGAGGGATTGGCTCGTTACCGCCAATCACCGGCGGATCTGGTCATCATGGATATTCTCATGCCGGACCAGGACGGGCTCGAGAGTATCCTCACGCTCCGTCGGGAATTTCCGAAGGCCAGGATCGTGGCTATCACGGGTGGAAGCGACATGATCGGCATCCTCAATTTCCTGGACGTGGCCCGCATGCTTGGGGCTCGCCGCACCCTCCAGAAACCCTTCGAGATGAAACAACTCCTGGATGCCGTCCAAGCCGAGATTACCGGCTGA
- a CDS encoding Helicase PriA essential for oriC/DnaA-independent DNA replication, with the protein MSDQRSSVGQPVSAAAAPAYADVILPRRLHHPFTYEIPADLKGKVVIGQPVIVPFGSRDLQGLVISVHARLPQGAPDRGLKAIRSLAEASQRHQLTPTQLDLSRWVAERYAAPWGQCIKLILPSTHQAARVQPRYLLTEQGLAYRSSVGEVGEVEAQVLKRLSRRPKGISAATLERGDKSSVIPALRALIRKGLVLRREDVVPHLVSRPKKNATNRKGQAPSAGLAFDVPPPIEAASWPATMKEALSRDTFVPLLVQGVRDTRVWCLMQAVRETSRRGRSVVVITGDVENASRLAGALTAAGEYPHLLHSGLSAKERATVWRAVQDRSATILIGTRMAIFAPIEGLGLVWVEGEDDLSLKEEQVPRYHAREVARRRAVCDQALLVLASNHPSLESWSAVRQGQMTACVYRDPAACPNVQVIDLKGQSNGQSSGMVLSLPLCDGIREALRQKALTILYLNRKGFASVLHCRDCGAMPQCDACSVAVTFYKHHNHMRCHYCGRVKPVPDHCLQCHSLKLEPVGAGTERIEESVRRMFPQARIGRADGETIRRSADAQAFLHLLAAGEIDIVIGTQMLFRLGLPRQASFVAVPDADAGLHIPDFRSAERTYHGLVDAVELAKPVHAGGSVLVQTRFTDHPAMVALARGDESVFFDQELSFREMLQYPPSTHLIRLDVSGTIEPAVAWAADRWATLLRAEVARHEGKIIILGPSPAPHAFARGRYCQQILVKSISVEAGSQIAVRTCEVLTREARPGGLRLDIDVDPVSMT; encoded by the coding sequence ATGTCCGACCAGCGTTCGTCTGTGGGCCAGCCGGTTTCTGCCGCTGCCGCTCCTGCCTATGCCGATGTGATCTTGCCTCGCAGGCTCCATCACCCCTTCACCTATGAGATCCCTGCGGATCTGAAGGGCAAGGTGGTCATCGGACAGCCGGTGATCGTTCCATTCGGTTCCCGAGACCTTCAGGGATTGGTTATTTCGGTGCATGCCCGACTTCCACAGGGCGCGCCGGACCGAGGATTGAAAGCGATCCGCTCGCTGGCTGAGGCGTCGCAGAGACACCAGTTGACTCCTACGCAACTGGATCTGAGCCGCTGGGTAGCAGAGCGCTATGCTGCACCATGGGGGCAATGTATCAAACTTATCTTACCCTCTACTCATCAGGCCGCCCGGGTTCAACCACGGTACCTGCTGACGGAGCAGGGTTTGGCTTATCGCTCTTCCGTCGGGGAAGTGGGAGAGGTTGAGGCGCAGGTACTGAAACGGCTCTCTCGTCGTCCCAAGGGCATCTCGGCAGCCACCCTTGAACGTGGCGACAAGTCTTCTGTGATCCCAGCGTTGCGTGCGCTGATTCGTAAAGGATTGGTCCTTCGTCGGGAGGACGTCGTTCCACATCTCGTCTCTCGCCCCAAGAAGAACGCGACTAACCGTAAGGGGCAGGCTCCTTCTGCAGGGTTGGCGTTCGACGTCCCGCCTCCGATCGAAGCGGCTTCTTGGCCGGCTACCATGAAGGAAGCCTTGTCGCGAGACACCTTTGTTCCCTTGTTGGTCCAGGGGGTTCGTGACACGAGGGTCTGGTGTCTTATGCAGGCCGTCCGAGAGACGAGTCGTCGTGGGCGCTCGGTAGTGGTCATCACGGGCGATGTCGAGAATGCGAGTCGGTTGGCCGGTGCCCTGACGGCAGCGGGAGAATATCCTCATCTCTTGCATAGCGGTTTATCGGCCAAGGAACGCGCGACCGTGTGGCGGGCGGTGCAGGATCGTTCGGCGACGATCCTCATCGGAACCCGCATGGCAATCTTCGCCCCTATTGAAGGCCTCGGATTGGTGTGGGTGGAAGGAGAGGACGACCTCTCGCTCAAGGAGGAGCAGGTGCCCCGGTACCATGCGCGAGAGGTGGCACGGCGGCGTGCTGTCTGCGACCAAGCACTGCTCGTGCTGGCTTCGAACCATCCGTCTCTTGAAAGTTGGTCGGCGGTCCGGCAAGGCCAGATGACCGCTTGTGTCTATCGAGATCCGGCAGCTTGTCCGAACGTCCAGGTCATCGACCTGAAGGGGCAGTCAAATGGACAGTCGTCCGGAATGGTATTGTCGCTTCCCTTGTGTGACGGTATTCGAGAAGCCCTACGGCAGAAGGCCCTGACCATCCTGTATCTGAATCGCAAAGGGTTTGCGAGTGTCCTGCATTGCCGGGATTGTGGAGCCATGCCGCAATGTGATGCATGCAGCGTCGCAGTGACGTTTTACAAACATCACAATCATATGCGCTGCCATTACTGTGGACGGGTGAAACCCGTGCCGGATCATTGTCTGCAGTGCCACTCTCTCAAGCTGGAGCCGGTCGGGGCCGGCACGGAACGGATCGAGGAATCTGTCAGACGAATGTTCCCTCAGGCGCGCATCGGTCGTGCGGACGGCGAGACGATCCGCCGCTCGGCCGATGCACAAGCCTTCCTGCATTTGCTTGCCGCCGGCGAGATCGATATCGTGATTGGAACACAGATGTTGTTCCGATTGGGCCTTCCGCGACAGGCCTCGTTCGTCGCGGTGCCGGATGCGGATGCCGGGTTGCATATCCCGGACTTTCGCTCGGCGGAACGGACATACCATGGCCTGGTCGATGCGGTTGAGTTGGCCAAGCCCGTTCATGCCGGAGGATCGGTTCTGGTGCAGACTCGCTTCACGGACCATCCTGCGATGGTGGCCCTTGCCCGCGGTGATGAGTCGGTGTTTTTTGATCAAGAACTGTCGTTTCGGGAGATGTTGCAATACCCGCCCTCTACGCATCTCATCCGGCTCGACGTGTCTGGGACGATCGAACCGGCTGTGGCCTGGGCCGCTGATCGCTGGGCGACGTTGTTACGGGCAGAGGTTGCTCGTCATGAAGGGAAGATCATCATCCTTGGGCCGTCTCCTGCGCCTCATGCCTTCGCCAGGGGCCGGTATTGCCAGCAAATTCTGGTCAAGTCGATCTCAGTCGAGGCGGGAAGCCAGATAGCCGTACGGACGTGTGAGGTTCTTACAAGGGAAGCGCGACCAGGGGGGCTTCGGCTCGATATCGATGTCGATCCCGTTTCCATGACCTGA
- a CDS encoding OmpA domain protein, which yields MRTGLIVLSCCLGVVKVVPVHAQDAQSVRLGEAALTYAAGSIRQDMPSEGVVNVITGDNQMSGNRMMIGWTGTDTLYLKLKNSGDAAVGDLYTVYRRLRKVFHPVTKQYMGYIINRLGVVQVIQVDPLLVGVRVVRSYAPFSPGDPVVRFTPPSAEEFVDGSSSVSDIEGMVVDLQSDKNMSLVAQWNLVYLDKGQDDGLRPGEYLEVFRRGGGLPERKIGEVKVLSTELHTATGLVSKATARVLVGDRIRSKRASSVEAMQPESEDVELHDRATAQPVPAGRVEVASPSPRESRAMSQARFERGRVGKINLDDLLDQLEYESGEVKVKPAGLPILGQLTEYLKSAAVHQLVRVEGHSDNMEIGPSLKGHFPTNWELSKARAAGIVRYLIEQGGMDSAQLSAVGYGSSRPVASNATDEGRKKNRRIEVVMYSPEDKLQAQPVKEMVSESRSNPDQSTYSQMGMAPADATAVPSVPITPTGSTPSGAVTDQAAPPGDMSVPSVPAGGDPASVPPGS from the coding sequence ATGCGCACCGGTTTGATCGTCCTGTCCTGCTGTCTTGGGGTCGTGAAGGTCGTTCCAGTTCATGCTCAAGATGCCCAAAGCGTTCGGCTGGGGGAAGCAGCCCTGACCTATGCCGCTGGATCGATCCGCCAGGACATGCCGAGCGAAGGCGTCGTCAATGTGATCACCGGGGACAACCAAATGTCCGGCAACCGAATGATGATCGGCTGGACCGGGACCGATACGCTCTATCTCAAATTGAAGAATTCCGGCGATGCGGCCGTCGGCGACCTGTATACCGTCTATCGCCGATTGCGGAAAGTGTTTCACCCCGTCACCAAACAGTACATGGGCTATATCATCAACCGGTTGGGGGTGGTGCAAGTCATTCAAGTGGATCCGCTGTTAGTCGGTGTGAGGGTCGTCCGATCCTATGCCCCGTTCTCGCCCGGCGATCCGGTCGTGCGGTTCACCCCACCTTCTGCGGAAGAATTTGTCGATGGCTCTTCATCGGTGAGCGACATCGAGGGGATGGTCGTTGATTTGCAGTCCGATAAGAACATGTCCCTCGTGGCGCAATGGAATCTGGTATATCTCGACAAAGGACAGGATGACGGCCTCCGTCCAGGTGAGTATCTTGAGGTGTTCCGTAGGGGGGGCGGATTGCCTGAACGGAAAATCGGCGAGGTGAAGGTTCTTTCGACCGAGCTCCACACGGCCACCGGGTTGGTCTCCAAGGCCACGGCGCGTGTCCTGGTCGGCGATCGCATTCGGTCCAAACGCGCTTCCTCCGTCGAGGCGATGCAACCCGAGAGTGAGGATGTCGAGCTTCATGATAGAGCCACGGCACAGCCGGTGCCGGCCGGGAGGGTAGAGGTCGCATCACCCTCGCCGAGGGAGTCCCGTGCCATGAGCCAAGCGCGGTTCGAACGAGGTCGTGTCGGCAAGATCAACCTCGATGATCTGCTGGATCAGCTGGAATATGAATCAGGAGAAGTGAAGGTGAAGCCGGCCGGCCTTCCGATTCTCGGGCAGCTGACGGAGTATTTGAAGAGCGCCGCCGTTCATCAGCTGGTGCGTGTGGAAGGTCACTCCGATAATATGGAAATCGGCCCGTCGCTCAAGGGACACTTTCCCACGAATTGGGAATTGTCCAAGGCTCGTGCGGCAGGAATCGTGCGGTACCTGATCGAACAGGGCGGAATGGATTCGGCACAACTGTCCGCTGTGGGCTATGGGTCGAGTCGTCCTGTAGCCAGCAATGCGACCGACGAGGGCCGCAAGAAAAATCGCCGGATTGAGGTCGTGATGTATTCACCGGAAGACAAGCTACAGGCACAACCGGTGAAGGAGATGGTGAGCGAGAGCCGATCGAATCCGGATCAGTCGACCTATAGCCAGATGGGCATGGCGCCAGCCGATGCGACAGCGGTCCCGTCGGTTCCGATAACCCCGACAGGATCGACACCTTCGGGTGCGGTGACCGATCAGGCTGCTCCTCCTGGCGATATGTCGGTACCTTCTGTGCCTGCCGGAGGGGATCCGGCTTCGGTTCCGCCCGGATCGTAA
- a CDS encoding NADH ubiquinone oxidoreductase chain A: MAGSELLLEYLSRYFPILVFVFVALAFGVGTLLISYFVQPKYPEPEKLSAYECGSEPFSDARMPFPVRYYIFAMLFVIFDVEVIFLYPWAVVFSKIGLIGLVEMLIFIGLFLVAYVYAWRKGALEWD; this comes from the coding sequence ATGGCCGGTTCCGAGCTCCTCTTAGAGTACCTGAGCCGATACTTTCCCATTCTGGTGTTCGTGTTCGTCGCCCTGGCGTTCGGCGTGGGCACGCTGCTGATCAGCTATTTCGTGCAGCCCAAATATCCGGAGCCGGAAAAGCTGTCCGCCTATGAGTGTGGATCCGAGCCGTTTTCCGATGCCCGGATGCCGTTTCCCGTGCGCTACTACATCTTCGCCATGCTCTTCGTGATTTTCGACGTGGAGGTCATCTTTCTCTATCCCTGGGCCGTCGTATTCAGCAAGATCGGTCTCATCGGTCTCGTGGAAATGTTGATTTTCATCGGTCTCTTCCTCGTCGCCTATGTTTATGCCTGGCGAAAAGGAGCTTTAGAATGGGATTGA
- a CDS encoding NADH-ubiquinone oxidoreductase chain B, with amino-acid sequence MGLIQLGVRDKDGSPDVITTTVEKAVNWARKGSLWPMTFGLACCAIEMIAAVSSRYDMDRYGAGVFRASPRQSDLMIVAGTVCRRMAPVIRKIYDQMPEPKYVIAMGSCATSGNIYDSYSVVQGVDRFVPVDIYVPGCPPTPEALFDGILKLQERIMQKRVFLAQPKEVKEALKV; translated from the coding sequence ATGGGATTGATTCAACTGGGGGTCCGAGACAAGGACGGGAGCCCCGACGTCATCACCACGACGGTCGAGAAGGCCGTCAATTGGGCCAGAAAGGGCTCCTTATGGCCGATGACATTCGGTCTGGCTTGTTGCGCCATTGAAATGATCGCCGCCGTCTCATCCCGTTATGATATGGATCGATACGGAGCCGGCGTCTTTCGTGCTTCTCCGCGCCAATCCGATCTCATGATTGTGGCCGGTACAGTCTGCCGCCGCATGGCTCCGGTGATTCGGAAGATCTATGACCAGATGCCGGAGCCCAAATATGTGATCGCCATGGGATCTTGCGCGACGTCGGGCAATATCTACGACAGTTACAGCGTGGTGCAGGGCGTCGATCGATTCGTGCCGGTCGATATCTATGTTCCCGGTTGCCCGCCGACGCCCGAGGCTCTGTTCGACGGCATTCTGAAACTGCAAGAACGCATTATGCAAAAGCGTGTGTTCCTCGCACAACCGAAAGAAGTGAAGGAAGCCCTGAAGGTCTGA
- a CDS encoding NADH-ubiquinone oxidoreductase chain C, with translation MNQPATRIEATFPGAFVKATEWRGDVAVTVKREALHDVARFLRNDPSLLFDYIVHVSSVDWPDDEERFEVVYEVYSMRTRQRIRLKTRVPESDCIVDSLTDVWKGADFMEREVYDMMGIRFRNHPDLRRILMPDEYEEGYPLRKDFPLRGKGWRDTFDFLDESAR, from the coding sequence ATGAATCAACCGGCCACCCGTATCGAAGCAACCTTCCCCGGCGCCTTCGTTAAGGCGACAGAGTGGCGTGGAGACGTAGCCGTCACGGTCAAGCGGGAAGCGTTGCATGACGTGGCGCGGTTTCTGCGGAACGATCCCTCGCTGTTGTTCGATTACATCGTCCATGTGAGTTCGGTGGACTGGCCCGACGACGAGGAGCGATTTGAAGTCGTGTACGAGGTCTACTCGATGCGGACTCGCCAGCGTATCCGCCTGAAAACACGGGTGCCAGAATCGGACTGCATCGTGGATTCCTTGACCGACGTGTGGAAGGGCGCCGACTTCATGGAACGCGAAGTGTACGACATGATGGGGATTCGGTTCCGCAACCATCCGGATCTGCGCCGTATATTGATGCCGGACGAGTACGAAGAAGGTTATCCCTTGCGTAAAGATTTCCCACTACGCGGCAAGGGGTGGCGTGACACGTTCGACTTTTTGGATGAATCTGCCCGTTAG
- a CDS encoding NADH-ubiquinone oxidoreductase chain D yields MAQFEDQRTTVYKVDPEHPESESLPTLRTEELLLNMGPQHPSTHGVLKVILELEGERLVKSTPVMGFLHRGVEKLAEDGTYHQFIPHTDRLDYVCAMYNNFAYCRAVEKLMNITVPERAEYLRTIVAEIQRIIGHQFWLGTQALDIGAMTVFFYCFRDREILLDWFDELCGARLTTSWYRIGGVERDFTPSLFAKLKQFLDYFPPKIDEYVIFLEKNRIWLARTKGVAVISAEDALSFGLSGPTLRGSGVDYDLRKYEPYSAYPKCEFSVPVGKNGDTYDRYWIRVQELYESVKIIRQCLEQIQDGPIMADVPSVTLPPKERVFTNLESMIQQFKLFSQGFNAPPGEIYCGTEAHKGELGFYIVSTGGGKPYRLKIRAPSFIHMGAFDHMSKGYMIADAVTIFGTYDIVMGECDR; encoded by the coding sequence ATGGCACAGTTCGAAGATCAGAGAACCACCGTCTATAAGGTCGATCCCGAACATCCCGAGAGCGAGTCGCTGCCGACGCTCAGGACTGAAGAGCTGCTGCTCAACATGGGACCGCAACACCCCAGCACTCACGGGGTGCTGAAGGTCATCTTGGAATTGGAGGGAGAGCGGCTGGTCAAATCAACGCCGGTGATGGGCTTTCTCCATCGCGGCGTGGAAAAATTGGCCGAGGATGGGACCTACCACCAGTTCATTCCCCACACCGATCGCCTCGATTACGTGTGTGCGATGTACAACAACTTCGCCTATTGTCGCGCCGTCGAAAAACTGATGAACATCACGGTGCCGGAGCGAGCCGAGTACCTTCGCACCATCGTCGCAGAAATCCAGCGCATCATCGGACATCAGTTCTGGCTTGGCACGCAGGCGCTCGACATCGGGGCCATGACCGTTTTCTTCTACTGTTTCAGGGATCGCGAAATCCTGCTGGACTGGTTCGACGAACTCTGCGGAGCCCGCCTCACAACCAGTTGGTATCGTATCGGCGGGGTCGAGCGGGACTTCACGCCGTCGCTGTTCGCCAAACTCAAACAGTTTCTGGATTACTTCCCGCCGAAGATCGACGAATATGTGATCTTTCTGGAAAAAAATCGCATCTGGCTCGCGCGCACAAAGGGAGTCGCGGTGATTTCAGCCGAAGACGCATTGAGCTTCGGTCTGAGCGGGCCGACCCTGCGAGGGTCCGGCGTCGATTACGACCTCCGCAAATATGAACCCTATTCTGCCTATCCCAAATGCGAGTTCAGCGTGCCGGTCGGAAAGAACGGCGACACCTACGATCGCTATTGGATTCGCGTGCAGGAACTCTATGAAAGCGTCAAGATCATCCGCCAATGCCTGGAGCAGATTCAAGACGGGCCCATCATGGCGGACGTGCCCAGCGTGACCCTTCCGCCGAAAGAGCGGGTGTTCACGAATCTGGAGTCCATGATTCAACAGTTCAAATTGTTCTCGCAAGGCTTCAACGCCCCTCCGGGAGAAATCTATTGCGGGACCGAAGCGCACAAAGGTGAATTGGGTTTCTACATTGTCAGCACGGGCGGAGGAAAACCGTACCGGCTGAAAATCCGCGCCCCTTCGTTTATCCACATGGGCGCCTTCGACCATATGTCGAAAGGGTATATGATCGCAGACGCCGTGACGATCTTCGGCACGTACGATATCGTCATGGGCGAATGCGACCGGTGA